The Bacteroidota bacterium genome contains a region encoding:
- a CDS encoding SRPBCC family protein, which translates to METTQAITVSATIQAAVSKVWEHYTLPEHVMHWNNASDDWYCPHAKNDLSIGGRFVYGMAAKDGSFSFDFGGTYTDIKQNERIAYIMDDNRKAEVIFSPQGNETKVTVTFDPEMENTRELQEGGWQAILNNFKKYVEGV; encoded by the coding sequence ATGGAAACAACACAAGCAATCACTGTAAGCGCAACTATTCAAGCAGCTGTATCAAAAGTATGGGAGCACTATACGCTTCCCGAACATGTAATGCATTGGAATAATGCTTCCGATGATTGGTACTGTCCGCATGCCAAAAATGACCTAAGCATAGGCGGCCGTTTTGTGTATGGCATGGCTGCAAAGGATGGCAGTTTTAGTTTTGATTTCGGAGGTACCTATACTGATATTAAGCAAAATGAGCGCATTGCTTATATCATGGACGACAATAGAAAAGCAGAAGTAATTTTTTCCCCGCAAGGAAATGAAACAAAGGTAACAGTGACTTTTGATCCTGAGATGGAAAACACCCGCGAATTGCAAGAAGGAGGTTGGCAAGCTATCTTGAATAATTTTAAAAAATATGTTGAGGGGGTTTAG
- the dnaA gene encoding chromosomal replication initiator protein DnaA has product MEKSFEKVWENCLSIIKDNVSAQSFKTWFEPIKPLKLTSNVLTIQVPSQFFYEWLEEHYITLLKKTVKKELGTEGRLEYSILMENSFSNSKPYSIKIPTSNKKALVNSPVTMPLDISNKEIRNPFIIPGLKKVDVQSQLNANYSFENFVEGECNRLARSAGYAVAEKPGGTSFNPLLIYSAVGLGKTHLAQAIGIEIKNRHPNKTVLYVTAEKFMNQYIDSVRNNDQNDFIHFYQMIDVLIIDDVQFFSGKERTQDIFFHIFNHLHQNGKQIVLTSDKPPVEMQGVEQRLLSRFKWGLSADLQAPDLETRIAILEKKIYADGIDMPKEVIEYLAYSITTNIRELEGALISLLAQSSMNKKAITLELAKSMIDKFVKNTAREVSIDYIQKVVSDYFDLPIELLKSKTRKREVVQARQIAMYFSKSMTKSSLASIGMQCGNKDHATVLHACRTVNNLIDTDKRFKTYITELEKKISVI; this is encoded by the coding sequence ATGGAGAAAAGTTTCGAAAAGGTATGGGAAAATTGTCTGAGTATAATTAAAGACAATGTAAGTGCACAAAGTTTCAAAACCTGGTTCGAACCAATAAAACCTCTTAAACTCACTTCTAACGTATTGACTATTCAGGTTCCCAGTCAATTCTTTTACGAATGGTTAGAGGAGCATTACATTACCTTATTAAAGAAAACTGTAAAAAAGGAATTAGGAACTGAAGGCCGTTTGGAATACAGCATTCTAATGGAGAATTCATTCAGTAATTCTAAACCGTATTCCATAAAAATTCCAACCAGCAATAAAAAAGCCTTGGTGAATTCTCCTGTTACGATGCCATTGGATATCAGTAACAAAGAGATTCGTAATCCATTTATTATTCCGGGTTTGAAAAAAGTAGATGTGCAATCGCAATTGAATGCCAACTACTCTTTCGAAAATTTTGTAGAAGGGGAATGCAATCGCTTAGCACGCTCTGCCGGATATGCGGTTGCCGAAAAACCGGGAGGAACATCTTTTAACCCACTCCTTATATATAGTGCAGTTGGATTAGGAAAAACGCATTTGGCTCAAGCCATTGGAATTGAGATAAAAAATCGTCATCCAAATAAAACTGTTTTATATGTTACTGCCGAAAAATTTATGAATCAATACATTGATTCAGTGCGTAACAACGATCAAAACGATTTCATTCATTTTTATCAAATGATTGATGTGTTGATTATTGACGATGTGCAATTCTTCTCCGGTAAGGAAAGAACACAAGATATTTTCTTCCACATATTTAATCACTTACATCAAAACGGAAAACAAATTGTATTAACCTCCGACAAGCCTCCGGTGGAAATGCAAGGAGTAGAGCAACGCTTACTTTCCCGTTTCAAATGGGGATTATCAGCAGATTTGCAAGCGCCTGATTTGGAAACCCGTATTGCCATTTTAGAAAAGAAAATTTATGCGGATGGTATTGATATGCCAAAAGAAGTTATAGAATACTTGGCCTATAGTATAACAACCAATATTCGTGAACTGGAAGGTGCTTTGATTTCATTGCTGGCTCAATCCAGTATGAATAAAAAAGCAATCACGCTAGAACTTGCTAAATCGATGATTGACAAGTTTGTGAAAAATACTGCGCGCGAAGTTTCAATTGACTACATTCAAAAAGTAGTTTCTGATTATTTTGATTTACCTATTGAGTTATTAAAATCAAAAACACGCAAAAGAGAAGTGGTACAAGCTCGCCAAATAGCAATGTACTTCTCAAAAAGTATGACAAAATCATCTTTGGCCAGTATTGGAATGCAATGCGGAAACAAAGATCACGCAACAGTTTTGCATGCTTGCCGCACGGTAAATAATTTAATAGATACCGATAAACGATTTAAAACATACATCACCGAACTTGAAAAGAAAATTTCTGTGATTTAA
- a CDS encoding T9SS type A sorting domain-containing protein, whose product MKTKLFLSFLVAIILGLTPTSQAQLNTYFQNNPVWQVHSNCSVGGPCYMIEDYNYYTKGDTLIDSLMYVQIFKKGQGYFDWQAPFQNPGCIGTYAYIDTVAHYFVRSDSRVVMIRQPGDSMERLLYDFNLAIGDTLPISFNNFFRDIVVSGIDSVLTPNGYMKRFALTGATWSQYLIEGIGHSRGFTEPLKAPLECAYTLSCYGTNDSSFYPAAGAGCTIAIGIAKYPQKIALSVFPNPFSTSTTFQFDAALRNTELKVYNIYGQSTSIKVAQPNGKIVLQKGMLNSGVYFYEFLHENQVKASGKFIVE is encoded by the coding sequence ATGAAAACAAAATTATTTTTAAGCTTTTTAGTGGCAATTATTCTTGGGTTAACTCCAACATCCCAAGCACAGTTAAACACTTATTTCCAAAACAATCCGGTATGGCAGGTGCACAGTAATTGCAGTGTTGGCGGACCTTGCTATATGATTGAAGACTATAATTACTATACTAAAGGTGATACACTGATTGACTCTTTAATGTACGTTCAAATCTTTAAAAAAGGACAAGGTTATTTCGACTGGCAAGCGCCATTTCAAAATCCAGGATGTATCGGAACTTATGCATATATTGATACTGTTGCACATTATTTTGTGCGTTCAGATAGTCGTGTAGTTATGATCAGACAGCCGGGCGATAGCATGGAACGATTGCTGTATGATTTTAATTTGGCCATTGGTGATACCTTGCCCATTAGCTTTAATAATTTTTTTAGAGACATAGTTGTATCCGGCATAGACAGTGTGCTTACCCCTAACGGATATATGAAACGTTTCGCTTTAACAGGTGCCACTTGGAGCCAATACTTAATAGAAGGCATTGGACATTCAAGAGGATTTACGGAACCATTAAAAGCCCCATTGGAATGTGCTTATACGCTTAGTTGTTATGGAACTAATGATTCATCCTTTTATCCCGCTGCAGGAGCTGGATGCACCATTGCCATTGGCATTGCAAAATATCCACAGAAAATAGCATTATCGGTTTTTCCAAACCCATTCAGCACCAGCACAACTTTTCAATTTGATGCAGCACTTAGGAATACTGAGCTAAAAGTGTATAACATTTATGGGCAATCCACTTCCATTAAAGTGGCACAACCCAACGGAAAAATTGTGTTGCAAAAAGGAATGTTGAATTCAGGTGTATATTTTTATGAATTCTTGCATGAGAATCAAGTAAAAGCCAGCGGTAAATTTATTGTTGAATAA
- a CDS encoding cytochrome-c peroxidase, translating to MKINLFVLLTFLASVFFSCKKDKAVVEEIEEGKRELTLTVPMGFPYPQIPSDNLPTAYRIALGRRLFIDPILSRDSSISCSSCHKDNLHFTDGLVVALGIDGLLGTRNAPSIINAAYQPYFLWDGGVPNLEQQVLAPIDAHNEMDFDVNLVVNRLNRIESYKNDFNKAYDQAPSVFALTRAIACYERTLFSGKSKFDEYQYNQNTAALSASEQNGMTLFFGERGECFHCHGEYNFTDNSFKNNGLYLNYADSGRARITTLHSDVGKFKVPSLRNIAYTAPYMHDGSLATLEDVVEHYNTGGKAHFNKSALLKPLNLTVQEKIDLVNFLKALSD from the coding sequence ATGAAAATTAATCTGTTCGTATTGCTGACTTTCCTGGCATCTGTCTTTTTTTCATGCAAAAAGGATAAAGCAGTTGTTGAGGAAATTGAAGAAGGTAAGAGAGAGCTCACACTCACTGTTCCGATGGGTTTTCCCTATCCTCAAATTCCATCCGATAATTTGCCAACTGCCTACAGAATCGCATTAGGAAGAAGATTGTTTATTGATCCTATTTTATCAAGAGACAGCAGTATTTCGTGTTCAAGTTGCCACAAAGATAATTTGCATTTTACGGATGGCTTAGTAGTAGCCTTGGGCATTGATGGTTTGCTAGGAACACGAAATGCGCCATCTATTATAAATGCAGCCTATCAACCCTATTTTTTATGGGATGGTGGAGTGCCAAATTTGGAACAGCAGGTGCTTGCACCTATTGATGCGCATAATGAAATGGACTTTGATGTAAATCTCGTTGTTAATCGGCTTAATAGAATCGAAAGCTATAAAAATGATTTTAATAAGGCCTACGATCAAGCCCCCTCAGTGTTTGCATTGACCCGTGCTATTGCATGTTACGAAAGAACTTTATTTAGTGGTAAATCGAAGTTTGATGAGTATCAATACAATCAGAATACAGCTGCTTTATCCGCCTCTGAACAAAATGGAATGACCTTGTTTTTTGGTGAACGTGGAGAATGTTTTCATTGTCATGGGGAATACAATTTTACAGATAACAGTTTTAAAAATAATGGACTGTATTTAAATTACGCAGATTCAGGTCGCGCCAGAATCACTACCTTGCACAGTGACGTGGGAAAGTTTAAAGTTCCATCATTGCGAAATATTGCCTACACTGCTCCCTACATGCACGATGGAAGTTTAGCAACTTTAGAAGATGTGGTAGAGCATTATAATACAGGTGGAAAAGCACATTTTAACAAGAGTGCGCTCTTAAAGCCATTGAACTTAACAGTACAAGAAAAAATTGATTTAGTAAATTTTTTGAAAGCACTTTCCGATTAA
- a CDS encoding T9SS type A sorting domain-containing protein, which translates to MKKQLILNLLALMTSTLLYAQSIPNAGFENWTNQGSYVTPDNWSCLNSLTFPMGIFTCGKGTPGSPGTAYLKLTSKSVSGMGVVPGIAVSGLINTTTMQPQSGFAFNQQPASLTGKWQHMIFGSSQGSVDVQLTRWDMGMQMRMPVASAHLVLSGMAMSWTNFTIPLVYSDFSAPDSCIITFAASGANPTDGDYLYIDNLAFVGNVTALANLKQQNSVRIFPNPVINKINIADTHADTQKMDVVVLDLAGNILSAQSSLNNSAINQVDVANLPKGFYVLKMISTDSIQVFPFVKM; encoded by the coding sequence ATGAAAAAACAGCTTATACTTAATTTGCTTGCTTTGATGACAAGTACATTACTTTATGCTCAATCAATTCCAAATGCCGGATTCGAGAATTGGACTAATCAAGGAAGTTATGTAACACCAGATAATTGGAGTTGCTTAAATAGCTTAACTTTTCCTATGGGGATTTTCACTTGTGGTAAAGGTACTCCCGGAAGTCCTGGTACTGCTTATTTAAAGCTCACAAGTAAAAGCGTTTCCGGTATGGGAGTAGTTCCGGGAATCGCGGTAAGCGGGCTAATTAATACTACCACAATGCAGCCTCAAAGCGGATTCGCATTTAATCAACAACCGGCTAGTTTAACCGGCAAATGGCAACACATGATTTTTGGTAGCTCACAAGGTAGCGTGGATGTTCAACTTACGCGATGGGATATGGGAATGCAAATGAGAATGCCTGTTGCAAGTGCTCACCTGGTGCTATCGGGAATGGCAATGAGCTGGACAAATTTTACAATTCCACTGGTATATTCAGATTTCTCAGCTCCTGACAGTTGCATTATTACCTTTGCAGCGAGCGGTGCTAATCCTACTGATGGCGATTATTTATATATCGATAATTTAGCTTTTGTAGGAAACGTAACTGCATTAGCCAACTTAAAACAGCAGAACAGTGTGCGCATTTTTCCTAATCCGGTGATAAATAAAATTAATATTGCAGATACTCACGCTGACACTCAAAAAATGGATGTCGTAGTTTTAGATCTTGCAGGAAACATTCTAAGCGCTCAAAGTAGTTTAAATAACTCTGCAATAAATCAAGTGGATGTAGCGAATTTACCTAAAGGGTTTTATGTCCTGAAAATGATTTCAACCGATTCGATACAGGTTTTTCCCTTCGTCAAAATGTAA
- a CDS encoding metallophosphatase → MEEFLIKNRRDFLKNSLYGSLGVAGMTMLPSDVFAKKEIVKIVILHTNDVHSHIDPFPSNDPKYPGLGGVARRAALVEEIRSKEPNVLLLDAGDIYQGTPYFNKFGGELELKLMSKMAYDAGTIGNHDFDNGIPGIVKQLPNASFPLLCANYDFSDTAMNGKTQAYKIFEKDGIKVGVFGIGIELDGLVDKRMYENTKYLDPLEKAAEMSVLLKQEKKCDIVVCLSHLGYSYENKKVSDVVLAKESKNIDLIIGGHTHTFLDKPVELGNRENKKVIVAQVGWAGIKLGKITYFVERSSKKKHVEGTSLNLHHLSNSI, encoded by the coding sequence ATGGAAGAATTTCTTATAAAAAATAGACGTGATTTTTTAAAAAATTCACTTTATGGTAGTTTGGGTGTTGCAGGAATGACAATGCTTCCAAGTGATGTGTTTGCAAAAAAAGAGATTGTAAAAATTGTAATTTTACACACCAACGATGTGCACAGCCATATTGATCCTTTTCCCTCCAATGACCCTAAATACCCCGGCTTAGGTGGTGTTGCGCGAAGAGCAGCTTTGGTGGAAGAGATTCGCAGTAAAGAGCCAAATGTATTGTTATTAGATGCCGGTGACATTTATCAAGGTACACCCTACTTTAATAAATTTGGGGGTGAATTGGAATTAAAATTAATGAGCAAAATGGCTTACGATGCCGGAACTATTGGTAACCATGATTTTGACAATGGCATACCGGGAATAGTTAAACAATTACCCAACGCCAGCTTCCCATTGCTTTGTGCTAACTATGATTTTTCGGATACAGCCATGAATGGAAAAACGCAAGCCTATAAAATTTTTGAAAAGGATGGAATAAAAGTGGGTGTGTTTGGAATTGGAATTGAGTTGGATGGATTGGTGGACAAGCGCATGTATGAAAACACAAAATATTTGGATCCTTTGGAAAAAGCTGCTGAGATGAGTGTGTTGCTTAAGCAAGAAAAAAAATGCGATATCGTGGTGTGCCTTTCTCACTTGGGATATAGTTACGAAAATAAAAAAGTGAGTGATGTGGTGTTGGCAAAAGAATCGAAAAACATTGATTTAATTATTGGCGGACATACGCACACCTTTTTGGATAAACCTGTTGAACTAGGTAATCGTGAAAATAAAAAAGTAATCGTTGCACAAGTGGGATGGGCAGGAATTAAATTGGGAAAGATTACTTATTTTGTTGAACGTAGTTCCAAGAAAAAACATGTTGAGGGCACCAGCTTGAATTTACATCATCTTTCGAATTCGATATAA
- a CDS encoding alkaline phosphatase family protein, whose translation MKKFLLIALLLGFNCVGFAQSASSLISGPMLGYVEHREVLIWMEVGADVKKVQLQYREKTTSPEGNKPTAAMVRENYSGPLGKKFNPIKIELAGLKMNTVYEYEVYLDDKKITFPFSCTFKTKDLWEWRKPAPDFSFLFGSCTYINDSLYDRPGKPYGASPKILETMGNTPSDFMIWDGDNLYYREADFSSEWGMKYRYSHDFRIPEMQKLKATRANFAIWDDHDYGPNDSNKYWEMKGDALTNFKNYWGNKTFGEFDNPGIYSKFKWSDAEFFLMDDRFYRSPNELKDSVDGKPNTDKQFYGKQQLAWLKNGLISSVSVFKFIVTGGQVLNPMADKECFRFYPSEFNELMSFIIENKISGVVFLSGDRHFTEMVKYTPTNFYTLYDFTCSSITSGIFNISNKPEFNNPNRIENSLLLENNFSKIGISGNKGERVITFETYSANGELKWKYNLSQNQLKSLK comes from the coding sequence ATGAAAAAATTTCTGCTGATTGCTTTGCTTTTAGGATTCAATTGTGTTGGTTTTGCACAATCCGCTTCTTCACTAATATCGGGCCCTATGTTGGGTTATGTGGAACACCGTGAAGTGTTAATTTGGATGGAGGTTGGTGCTGATGTCAAGAAAGTGCAGCTCCAGTATCGCGAAAAAACAACGTCACCGGAAGGAAACAAGCCAACTGCTGCTATGGTGCGTGAAAATTATTCAGGACCGCTTGGAAAAAAATTTAATCCCATTAAGATAGAGTTGGCCGGTTTAAAAATGAATACAGTATATGAATATGAAGTATATCTCGACGATAAAAAAATTACGTTTCCCTTCTCATGCACCTTTAAAACAAAGGATTTGTGGGAATGGAGAAAACCGGCGCCAGATTTTTCATTCCTTTTTGGAAGCTGCACGTATATAAACGACAGTCTTTATGACCGACCCGGAAAACCCTATGGTGCTTCACCCAAAATATTGGAAACGATGGGAAATACTCCTAGTGATTTTATGATTTGGGATGGCGATAACTTATATTACCGTGAAGCGGATTTTAGCTCAGAATGGGGTATGAAATATCGCTACTCGCATGATTTTAGAATTCCTGAAATGCAAAAACTAAAAGCCACTCGTGCTAATTTTGCCATTTGGGATGACCATGATTACGGCCCCAACGACAGCAATAAATACTGGGAAATGAAAGGAGATGCGCTTACCAATTTCAAAAACTATTGGGGCAATAAAACTTTTGGAGAGTTTGATAATCCCGGAATTTATTCGAAGTTTAAATGGAGTGATGCGGAGTTTTTTTTAATGGACGATCGTTTTTATCGCTCACCAAATGAATTAAAGGACAGTGTTGATGGTAAACCCAATACGGATAAACAATTTTATGGAAAACAGCAACTGGCCTGGCTCAAGAATGGTTTGATTTCGAGTGTTTCCGTATTTAAATTTATTGTAACCGGTGGTCAAGTGCTTAACCCTATGGCCGATAAGGAGTGCTTTCGTTTTTACCCATCGGAGTTTAACGAACTCATGAGTTTTATCATCGAAAATAAAATCAGCGGAGTAGTCTTTTTAAGTGGAGACCGACACTTCACAGAAATGGTAAAATATACACCCACAAATTTTTATACCTTATATGATTTTACCTGCTCCAGCATCACTTCCGGAATATTTAATATTAGCAATAAGCCTGAGTTTAATAATCCCAACAGAATAGAAAATTCCTTATTGTTGGAGAATAATTTTTCAAAAATCGGAATCAGCGGAAACAAAGGTGAGCGGGTTATAACTTTCGAAACCTATTCAGCAAATGGTGAATTAAAGTGGAAGTATAATCTAAGCCAAAACCAATTAAAGTCATTAAAATAA
- a CDS encoding SRPBCC domain-containing protein → MGTTELRVEKILNAPIAHVWKAFTDKAEMKKWYFDMNAFEAKVGFEFQFIGTDGDCNEFVHLCKIIEVIPYKKLVHSWSYKGYAGESILTLEFFEEGANTRIVLTHAGLESFPSDHKAFAKANFEAGWAEIIGSNLPNYLQKNF, encoded by the coding sequence ATGGGAACAACAGAATTGCGCGTTGAAAAAATTTTAAATGCACCTATAGCTCATGTTTGGAAAGCATTTACGGATAAAGCAGAAATGAAAAAATGGTATTTCGACATGAATGCTTTTGAAGCAAAAGTTGGATTTGAATTTCAGTTTATCGGCACCGATGGAGATTGTAATGAGTTTGTACACCTTTGCAAAATAATTGAAGTGATTCCATATAAAAAGCTCGTGCACTCATGGAGTTACAAAGGTTATGCTGGCGAATCAATATTGACTTTGGAGTTTTTTGAGGAAGGTGCAAACACCCGAATAGTGCTTACTCACGCAGGTTTAGAAAGCTTTCCATCTGACCATAAAGCCTTTGCAAAAGCAAACTTTGAAGCAGGATGGGCTGAAATTATCGGAAGTAACCTTCCTAACTACTTGCAAAAAAACTTTTAA
- a CDS encoding acyl-CoA thioesterase encodes MFTSFTQIRVRYAETDKMGYVYYGNYAQYFEVGRVEGLRDLGLSYRKMEEEGIMLPVLEYHIKYFKPAFYDDLLTIKTTITEVKGARIFFEYETLSETNELLNKGNTTLVFVNMASNKPCPPPDWFVEKMKLSGTADTSNNQ; translated from the coding sequence ATGTTTACTTCTTTCACACAAATTAGAGTTCGTTATGCCGAAACCGATAAAATGGGTTACGTGTATTATGGCAATTATGCACAGTATTTTGAGGTGGGCCGTGTGGAAGGACTGCGCGACCTGGGTTTGAGCTACCGCAAGATGGAAGAGGAGGGAATCATGCTTCCTGTGCTGGAATATCATATTAAGTATTTTAAGCCTGCTTTTTACGATGATTTACTCACCATAAAAACCACCATAACGGAAGTGAAAGGCGCTCGGATATTTTTTGAGTATGAAACCTTAAGCGAAACGAATGAGCTGTTAAATAAAGGCAACACTACGCTCGTGTTTGTGAATATGGCCTCGAATAAGCCATGTCCACCGCCGGATTGGTTTGTTGAAAAAATGAAACTTTCTGGAACTGCTGATACTTCTAATAATCAATAA
- a CDS encoding transporter: protein MRKLIVLFSLIVWTQFAIACDFCNCYLGINPHYKKNTIGTRYTQSVYYGSHLDNQTLEKYSLSPHDFSETRSNIEVYAQYYPLQKLQMQVFVPYVVNVESMSDNAFHAFSTTSASGNRLSHVEPSSAAEGTEMKQSSTVQGFGDPLLLAQYQLFNLNAMDSVGIKQRLLAGAGVKFPLGKSKMDEAEDPLEKTHQPGTGSWDVMPSLSYLAKYKKWGMNVNASYMITSRDKYRFQFSNRLNANLNVYREFNKAKLFMYPSLGMYFEQAGKDLYKLYILENSGGAVLLAHAGLDVYYRKFSLSAAFHLPTSQQLNGAQPHMQYRIIAGLGYAFN, encoded by the coding sequence ATGAGAAAACTAATAGTGTTATTCTCTCTAATTGTTTGGACGCAATTTGCTATAGCTTGTGATTTTTGTAATTGTTATTTGGGTATAAATCCTCATTACAAAAAAAATACAATTGGCACACGCTATACCCAATCCGTATACTATGGTTCTCACTTGGATAATCAAACGCTTGAGAAGTATAGTTTAAGTCCGCACGATTTTAGTGAAACACGCAGCAATATTGAAGTGTATGCCCAATATTATCCCTTGCAAAAACTGCAAATGCAAGTTTTTGTACCTTATGTAGTTAATGTGGAAAGTATGAGTGATAATGCTTTTCATGCATTTTCTACTACAAGTGCAAGTGGTAATCGCTTGAGCCATGTAGAGCCATCATCAGCAGCAGAAGGCACTGAAATGAAGCAAAGCAGCACTGTTCAAGGATTTGGCGACCCATTACTCCTTGCGCAGTATCAGCTTTTTAATCTCAATGCTATGGACAGTGTTGGAATTAAACAGCGTTTGCTGGCCGGAGCCGGTGTGAAATTTCCACTTGGCAAATCAAAGATGGATGAAGCCGAGGATCCATTAGAGAAAACACATCAGCCGGGAACCGGAAGTTGGGATGTAATGCCAAGCCTGTCTTACCTGGCCAAGTATAAAAAATGGGGAATGAATGTGAATGCATCTTATATGATTACTTCGCGCGATAAGTATCGTTTTCAGTTTTCCAACCGCTTAAATGCAAATCTGAATGTATACCGCGAATTCAATAAGGCGAAGCTTTTTATGTATCCCTCCTTAGGCATGTACTTTGAACAAGCCGGTAAGGATTTATATAAATTATATATACTCGAAAACTCCGGTGGGGCTGTTCTTTTAGCACATGCCGGGCTCGATGTATATTATCGGAAATTTTCATTAAGTGCGGCGTTTCATCTGCCCACAAGTCAACAACTAAATGGTGCACAACCCCACATGCAGTATCGCATTATTGCAGGATTGGGTTATGCTTTTAACTAA
- a CDS encoding low molecular weight phosphotyrosine protein phosphatase has product MTTKILMVCLGNICRSPMAEGIMRQKAEKYELDVHVDSAGTIANHVGEAPDKRSIANGLKHNLDISRLRARLFTVNDFDNFDLILVMDRSNYKNVIGLARNNDDKKKVNLIMNELYPRTDIEVPDPYFGGEEGFDKVFHLLDLACENIARNLVNS; this is encoded by the coding sequence ATGACAACAAAAATATTAATGGTTTGCCTGGGTAACATTTGCCGCTCTCCAATGGCAGAAGGCATTATGCGTCAAAAAGCTGAGAAATATGAATTAGACGTGCACGTGGATTCGGCCGGCACAATAGCCAACCACGTGGGTGAAGCTCCCGACAAGCGCAGTATTGCCAACGGATTAAAACACAATTTAGACATTTCGAGACTTCGTGCCCGTTTGTTTACCGTAAACGACTTCGATAATTTTGACTTAATTCTTGTGATGGACCGCAGCAATTATAAAAATGTAATTGGATTGGCCCGTAATAATGACGACAAGAAAAAAGTGAATTTAATCATGAACGAATTATACCCACGCACCGATATTGAAGTTCCGGATCCTTACTTTGGCGGGGAAGAGGGTTTTGATAAAGTTTTTCACCTCTTGGATTTAGCTTGTGAGAATATAGCCAGGAATTTGGTCAATTCATAA
- a CDS encoding 5'-nucleotidase C-terminal domain-containing protein yields MTTFQKTLLALSTSFIIAACSTTTTVTNVEPTAVQLNTSSKSDPEFEKIIEPYKSSMEAEMNQILIVSESSAEKNLPEGKLGNITCDMVLKKANDYCMEQHLEPADICLLNNGGLRSPLPKGEIPLSKVFELMPFENELVVLTMTGKKTKQMFQAIARDKGMPIAGARVVIQDSLPPIVTVGGKDLDETKNYRVVTSDYLSNGGDKMYFFKSPERVDTLHHKIRDAIVEYMKEENKKGNTLKPMLDGRISYKK; encoded by the coding sequence ATGACTACATTTCAAAAAACACTTCTCGCTTTAAGCACTTCCTTTATAATTGCTGCTTGTTCAACTACAACAACCGTTACCAACGTTGAACCCACTGCAGTGCAACTTAACACTTCAAGCAAAAGCGACCCTGAATTCGAAAAAATTATTGAACCCTATAAAAGCAGCATGGAAGCAGAAATGAATCAAATATTGATTGTTTCTGAAAGTAGTGCGGAGAAGAATCTTCCGGAAGGAAAGTTAGGAAACATTACCTGTGACATGGTCTTGAAAAAAGCAAATGATTACTGCATGGAACAACACTTAGAACCTGCAGATATATGTTTATTAAACAATGGAGGTTTGCGCTCTCCCTTACCCAAAGGTGAAATCCCCTTAAGTAAAGTATTTGAATTAATGCCTTTTGAAAATGAGCTGGTAGTGCTTACCATGACCGGAAAAAAAACGAAGCAAATGTTTCAAGCCATTGCGCGTGATAAAGGTATGCCCATTGCCGGAGCGCGCGTGGTAATTCAGGATTCTCTTCCACCGATAGTAACAGTTGGAGGGAAGGACTTGGATGAAACAAAAAATTACCGTGTTGTTACTTCCGATTATTTATCAAATGGTGGGGATAAAATGTATTTTTTTAAATCCCCCGAAAGGGTTGATACGCTGCATCATAAAATACGCGATGCAATTGTGGAATACATGAAAGAAGAAAATAAAAAAGGAAACACTTTAAAACCGATGCTTGATGGAAGAATTTCTTATAAAAAATAG